From a region of the Cryptosporangium phraense genome:
- a CDS encoding sensor histidine kinase: protein MPDLVLIGLVALGCSLAVGLAGVVVLRSMRGRSVTAHLSALLVTTVVAIVAGVVVSARAMFISSHDMVILFVVIGVSGVVSLAVAWWAGRRLTRQSIWADEARAREREAESRRREIVAWVSHDLRTPLAGLRAMAEALEDGVVADPATVADYHRRIRRETYRMSELVDDLFELSRINAGALRLTLADVSLADVVSDAVATAAPLARAKGVRLVAEQARYATVRASEPELGRVFSNLLLNAIRHTPSDGVVTVTGDVDPDGGWVAVSDACGGIPEADLPRVFDEAFRGEAARTPGPARGGEARGGLGLAIARGLVEAHQGQIAVANIDAGCRFTVRLPVP, encoded by the coding sequence ATGCCCGACCTCGTGCTGATCGGGCTGGTCGCGCTGGGCTGCTCGCTGGCCGTCGGCCTGGCCGGCGTCGTCGTGCTGCGGTCGATGCGCGGGCGCTCGGTCACCGCGCACCTGAGCGCGCTGCTGGTCACGACCGTCGTCGCGATCGTCGCCGGGGTCGTGGTGTCGGCCCGGGCGATGTTCATCAGCTCGCACGACATGGTGATCCTGTTCGTCGTCATCGGCGTCTCCGGCGTCGTCAGCCTGGCCGTGGCCTGGTGGGCCGGACGACGGCTGACCCGGCAGAGCATCTGGGCCGACGAGGCCCGCGCGCGGGAGCGCGAGGCCGAGTCGCGGCGGCGCGAGATCGTCGCCTGGGTCAGCCACGACCTGCGCACGCCGCTGGCCGGGCTCCGGGCGATGGCCGAGGCGTTGGAGGACGGCGTCGTCGCCGATCCGGCGACGGTCGCCGACTACCACCGGCGGATCCGCCGGGAGACCTACCGGATGTCGGAGCTGGTCGACGACCTGTTCGAGCTCTCCCGGATCAACGCCGGGGCGCTGCGCCTCACGCTCGCCGACGTCTCGCTGGCCGACGTCGTCTCGGACGCGGTCGCGACGGCGGCGCCGCTGGCCCGGGCCAAGGGTGTCCGGCTGGTTGCCGAGCAGGCGCGGTACGCGACCGTCCGGGCCAGCGAGCCCGAACTCGGCCGGGTGTTCAGCAACCTGCTGCTGAACGCGATCCGGCACACCCCGAGCGACGGCGTGGTGACGGTGACCGGGGACGTCGACCCCGACGGCGGGTGGGTCGCGGTGTCCGACGCGTGCGGCGGGATCCCCGAGGCCGACCTGCCCCGGGTCTTCGACGAGGCGTTCCGCGGCGAGGCCGCCCGCACCCCCGGGCCCGCCCGGGGTGGCGAGGCGAGGGGCGGGCTCGGGCTGGCGATCGCGCGCGGGCTGGTCGAAGCTCACCAGGGCCAGATCGCGGTCGCGAACATCGACGCCGGGTGCCGGTTCACGGTCCGTCTGCCGGTGCCCTGA